A stretch of the Aspergillus puulaauensis MK2 DNA, chromosome 6, nearly complete sequence genome encodes the following:
- a CDS encoding flavin-containing monooxygenase (COG:Q;~EggNog:ENOG410PWMI;~InterPro:IPR020946,IPR036188;~PFAM:PF07992,PF13738,PF13450;~go_function: GO:0004499 - N,N-dimethylaniline monooxygenase activity [Evidence IEA];~go_function: GO:0050660 - flavin adenine dinucleotide binding [Evidence IEA];~go_function: GO:0050661 - NADP binding [Evidence IEA];~go_process: GO:0055114 - oxidation-reduction process [Evidence IEA]), with amino-acid sequence MGSASEQQLDVLIVGAGFSGICQAYSLRNLGLSVKVIDALPDVGGTWLTNIYPGALSDTESFVYRFSWDRDDQKAQPWNRRYLRQPEILAYLNRIVAKHDLRKYMQFNTEMLSATWDQGTSTWAVQTSTAEVFRVRYFIPALGVLSKVYLPDIPGVSTFNGCFTHSSSWPKDLDVRNKRIGVIGCGASGVQIITNTAPIVKSLRAFIRHPQFTVPNNDRPISPAHMNWLNENYDQIWEQVRDSFSGFGFVESNRPFFSVPPERRHELLEDQWNNGNGMHFLLEIFNDIVTNQKANEEVCDFLRSKIRCIVNDPEKARKLIPDELFARRPVSNDGYYDTFNRENVSIVDLKEQPIVEVTPDGIRTGDGTLHELDVIIFATGFDAIEGNLMRVNITGCDGRSLKDVWAAGPKAYLGTFVSGFPNMFIVNGPQSSFGNVPQSIQASVDLITCAIQQAETARRDLGAMGIVVATPEAQEGWDHLCRELAKGSILSKSKYSWLNGGNIPGKPNSVRAYLGGLNSYRAEWNKAVNETWEGFEPLSSPLVGNSSAHAKQRSENFMCPP; translated from the coding sequence ATGGGATCCGCATCAGAGCAACAATTGGACGTGCTTATCGTCGGCGCCGGTTTCAGTGGGATTTGCCAGGCATACAGCCTGCGTAACCTCGGGCTGTCCGTCAAAGTCATTGACGCCCTTCCGGATGTTGGAGGTACCTGGCTCACCAACATCTATCCTGGAGCTTTAAGTGATACGGAGAGCTTTGTCTATCGTTTCTCTTGGGACCGGGACGACCAGAAGGCTCAACCGTGGAATCGCCGCTATCTTCGACAGCCCGAGATCTTGGCATATCTCAATCGCATCGTCGCGAAGCATGATTTACGCAAGTACATGCAGTTCAACACGGAAATGTTGTCGGCGACGTGGGATCAGGGGACTAGCACATGGGCCGTCCAGACCAGCACGGCAGAAGTTTTCCGGGTCCGCTATTTCATTCCTGCGTTGGGTGTCTTGTCTAAGGTGTACCTTCCTGACATCCCGGGCGTCTCCACCTTCAATGGGTGTTTTACGCACTCGTCCAGTTGGCCGAAGGATCTCGATGTGAGAAACAAGCGTATCGGAGTTATAGGCTGCGGTGCGAGTGGCGTCCAGATCATCACCAATACTGCTCCTATTGTCAAATCGTTAAGGGCATTTATTCGTCACCCGCAGTTCACGGTGCCTAACAATGATAGACCCATTTCGCCTGCTCATATGAACTGGCTCAATGAGAATTACGATCAGATATGGGAGCAAGTTCGGGACTCATTTTCTGGATTCGGCTTCGTCGAGTCCAATCGTCCTTTTTTCTCCGTCCCCCCCGAGCGACGTCACGAATTACTGGAGGATCAATGGAACAATGGCAACGGGATGCATTTCCTACTGGAGATCTTCAACGACATCGTCACGAACCAGAAAGCAAACGAGGAGGTATGCGACTTTCTTCGTAGTAAGATTCGCTGCATTGTGAACGACCCTGAAAAGGCGCGCAAGCTTATCCCCGATGAGCTCTTTGCGCGCCGCCCCGTTTCGAACGATGGGTACTACGACACCTTCAATCGCGAGAATGTGTCAATTGTGGACCTGAAAGAGCAGCCCATCGTGGAGGTCACTCCTGACGGTATCCGGACCGGAGACGGCACCCTTCACGAACTCGACGTGATAATTTTTGCTACCGGGTTCGATGCCATTGAAGGCAATCTCATGCGCGTCAATATCACTGGCTGCGATGGCAGGAGTCTCAAGGATGTATGGGCTGCTGGACCAAAGGCTTATCTTGGAACTTTCGTATCTGGATTTCCGAACATGTTCATTGTCAACGGTCCACAGTCGTCCTTTGGAAATGTTCCGCAATCGATTCAAGCAAGCGTCGACCTTATCACTTGTGCTATTCAGCAAGCAGAAACAGCGAGGCGCGATTTAGGCGCGATGGGCATCGTCGTTGCCACACCAGAGGCCCAGGAGGGGTGGGACCACCTGTGCAGGGAACTAGCCAAAGGGAGCATTTTAAGCAAATCGAAGTATTCCTGGCTTAACGGAGGCAATATCCCTGGTAAGCCAAACAGCGTGAGGGCTTATTTGGGCGGGCTCAATAGTTATAGAGCCGAGTGGAACAAAGCTGTGAATGAAACTTGGGAAGGCTTTGAGCCGCTTTCCTCGCCGTTGGTTGGAAACTCGTCTGCACACGCCAAACAACGTTCTGAGAATTTCATGTGTCCCCCCTAA
- a CDS encoding uncharacterized protein (COG:S;~EggNog:ENOG410PGP6;~InterPro:IPR031348;~PFAM:PF17111), with protein MAEAIGAASGLLTLSTFAFDASIKLYTTVKGYQSHPKQVRDLLDELQALTDVLGPLTDTVSANIDVDLSALKFPLLQCGNACAELEKEINKCLPKPDSGKTSLRGWLRLRYMGDDINGFRGLISGYKLTISIALADAHLRTSSITAESIKAHEQLVKTAKDDLGAHLESLDEKMELILERTTEDPNSDETELQRLKDERLSTEKCLEICTQLSQHIGEIAILKNRNGSSASEDDPTAFPERVIGEGLQECQDSLNTTAAKLGEHMNSVWERLLAKSKTVLTSEEEIEELSKLKDQWETTRQCIDICSKADRRMRENVSNVVNHSTGDAVQFMVSTDGNIINGTNKGLGWRSRQVGGHLNDATVQQISRDFASVYLRHPENTTAAPHTTSPVQNPDESSYEFTQRYGRGSKLSPKSTLQGSMASAGLAEASHNSPQVRGGT; from the exons ATGGCAGAGGCTATCGGCGCCGCCTCTGGGCTCCTAACGTTATCGACCTTTGCCTTTGACGCCAGCATAAAATTATACACCACCGTGAAGGGCTACCAGTCGCATCCAAAGCAAGTGCGCGATCTCTTAGATGAACTCCAGGCCCTGACGGATGTTCTGGGGCCGCTTACGGATACCGTCAGTGCGAATATTGATGTGGATCTCTCTGCTCTTAAGTTTCCTCTATTGCAGTGTGGTAATGCCTGCgcggagctcgagaaggaaatTAATAAATGCTTACCCAAGCCGGACAGTGGCAAGACGAGCCTTCGAGGGTGGCTGAGGCTAAGATATATGGGCGACGACATTAATGGGTTTAGAGGGTTGATCTCAGGGTACAAGCTGACCATCAGCATTGCCCTTGCCGATGCACATCT TCGCACGTCATCCATTACCGCCGAGAGCATCAAAGCCCACGAGCAGCTTGTCAAGACCGCCAAAGACGATCTCGGGGCCCATCTAGAAAGTCTGGATGAAAAGATGGAGCTCATCCTGGAGAGGACAACAGAAGATCCCAACTCAGACGAGACTGAACTGCAGAGACTAAAAGACGAGCGGTTGAGCACAGAGAAATGCCTCGAAATCTGCacccagctctcccaacaCATCGGTGAAATTGCTATCCTGAAGAATCGCAACGGCTCCTCTGCATCAGAAGATGACCCAACCGCCTTCCCCGAACGGGTTATCGGCGAAGGGCTGCAAGAATGCCAGGATAGTCTCAATACCACGGCGGCCAAGTTGGGCGAGCATATGAACTCCGTATGGGAGCGGCTGCTGGCGAAATCAAAGACGGTTCTCACctccgaggaggagattgaggagctATCCAAGTTGAAGGACCAGTGGGAGACAACCCGGCAATGCATCGACATCTGCTCGAAAGCGGATCGGCGCATGCGAGAAAATGTCAGTAATGTCGTCAACCATTCCACGGGCGACGCTGTACAGTTCATGGTCTCCACCGATGGCAACATCATTAATGGGACCAACAAGGGCCTCGGATGGAGGTCGAGGCAGGTGGGAGGCCATCTCAATGATGCTACAGTACAACAAATTTCGCGCGACTTTGCAAGTGTCTACCTTCGGCATCCTGAAAatacaacagcagcaccccATACGACATCCCCTGTGCAGAATCCGGATGAGTCTTCGTATGAATTCACTCAGCGATATGGACGGGGTAGCAAACTTTCTCCTAAATCGACACTCCAGGGATCCATGGCGTCTGCTGGACTGGCGGAAGCCAGCCATAACAGCCCGCAAGTAAGAGGAGGCACTTGA
- a CDS encoding uncharacterized protein (COG:S;~EggNog:ENOG410Q0Q8;~SECRETED:SignalP(1-20);~TransMembrane:1 (n5-16c20/21o187-209i)): MRRRLFPLLLSISHLLGASADDVTCYKPDRTSRTFNGTILCNSVDGAVSMCCGWNDICLQNGLCKTKIEPTNYWRNMCSISSWPEVGCLNACTDETQIDEFGNAVMTPCDGTDYSETWCCGASNECCGTDAAITVPANIYVSPSLSPSSSTSASPTSPPPSTSSGSGAEPSPEPSSESSGLSTGAKAGIGVGVAAGVIVVLGFFAFFVIQRRRKKAAIASGTFGGSAGLGAVPGVPQELGQTAVYEKPADKPNTRYELPAEQSTVADR, encoded by the exons atgcgACGACgtctcttccccctcctcctcagtatCAGCCACCTGCTCGGGGCGTCCGCTGACGATGTTACATGCTATAAACCCGACCGAACGAGCCGCACCTTCAATGGAACGATCCTGTGCAACAGCGTCGACGGCGCGGTGAGCATGTGCTGCGGATGGAACGATATATGCCTCCAGAACGGCCTTTGCAAAACGAAAATAGAGCCGACAAACTACTGGCGGAATATGTGCTCGATATCCTCGTGGCCGGAAGTGGGCTGCTTAAATGCTTGTACG GACGAGACGCAGATTGACGAATTCGGCAACGCAGTGATGACCCCCTGTGACGGGACGGACTACTCGGAGACCTGGTGCTGCGGCGCATCGAACGAGTGCTGTGGAACAGACGCCGCGATCACTGTTCCTGCGAATATCTACGTGTCCCCATCGTTATCACCTTCATCGTCAACCAGCGCATCGCCCACATCCCCCCCACCCAGTACGAGCTCTGGCTCAGGCGCGGAACCTTCACCGGAGCCATCGTCAGAATCATCAGGCTTGTCGACCGGAGCGAAAGCGGGTatcggtgttggtgttgcggcAGGTGTGATTGTTGTGCTTGGGTTCTTTGCATTCTTCGTGATTCAACGGCGACGGAAGAAGGCGGCGATTGCATCAGGGACGTTCGGCGGCTCAGCAGGACTGGGTGCAGTTCCGGGGGTTCCTCAGGAGCTTGGACAGACTGCGGTGTATGAGAAGCCCGCAGATAAACCAAACACGAGGTATGAACTGCCCGCGGAACAATCTACCGTGGCAGATCGATAG
- a CDS encoding uncharacterized protein (CAZy:GH31;~COG:G;~EggNog:ENOG410Q21M;~InterPro:IPR017853,IPR000322,IPR013780,IPR011013;~PFAM:PF01055;~SECRETED:SignalP(1-18);~go_function: GO:0003824 - catalytic activity [Evidence IEA];~go_function: GO:0004553 - hydrolase activity, hydrolyzing O-glycosyl compounds [Evidence IEA];~go_function: GO:0030246 - carbohydrate binding [Evidence IEA];~go_process: GO:0005975 - carbohydrate metabolic process [Evidence IEA]), whose amino-acid sequence MRSLNLLLWALSSTSAFAAQGPWDLGKGFQLAVDDTANRVSLTQNGRRIWETVPGQNFISASGGEDIVTAANGNFKIEEVDYHKCTGQEITSVAQRSWNGTVNGHAAVIQGNLTDCGDATVPFSVAFWVPSQFPDRIAFNAQVNGGSSSDAATKLFLTYGSSVSEDFYGLGGQASFASLKNQSVPIFSREQGVGRGDQPTTDLNSEDGFFAGGDHFTTYSAIPQYISSHSRVFFLTEQSTAYTTFDFTEANAVTVRYDAPSVDGYLMQAESMLDGITMVTEYTGKMPELPQWVDSGAVVGIQGGQDKVNKVVERGLSQGCPIAGVWLQDWSGTHEQSVSYMSLNVSRLWWNWENDAKLYPTWNDFVQSLRDRHNIRTLSYINPFIANVSTKSDGYRSNLYLEATKGGYMIQNTTTNGTSVISSGPGLDAGIIDLTNSAGRSWFRNMMLDQVWNANISGFMTDFGEYTPVYPDTRFADKSIDPFFYHNAYPREWAALHHWIGKGVPQFKDSILFHRSSSMSANRYQNLYWAGDQAINWGVNDGIKSSVTVMAHMGLSGYAHGHTEIGGYTTTWDSNGVVNRTAELLGRWGELAAVSSSVFRSHEGNVPQVNAQSYTNSSTYAYFAYNARMFASLGKYRRAILDTESKKLGWPVLRMPAIYYPDDPNAKEISYQSFFLGADLYVAPVLDPGCMSVDVYFPGQGQMYTHVWSGRVYRGGKTVKVAAPYGKPAVFVVGRPQHDLLHDFMQFVKKENGTVIRV is encoded by the exons ATGCGATCTCTCAACTTGTTGCTCTGGGCACTGTCCTCCACGAGTGCATTCGCGGCACAAGGCCCTTGGGACCTAGGTAAGGGCTTCCAGCTAGCCGTGGATGATACTGCCAACCGGGTGTCTCTCACACAGAACGGTCGGAGAATCTGGGAGACTGTGCCTGGCCAGAACTTTATCAGTGCCAGTGGCGGCGAGGATATCGTCACTGCAGCCAATGGAAATTTCAAgatcgaggaggtcgacTACCATAAATGCACTGGCCAGGAGATCACAAGCGTCGCACAACGATCATGGAATGGGACCGTGAACGGCCATGCTGCTGTCATACAGGGAAATCTCACAGACTGCGGCGATGCAACTGTTCCGTTCTCTGTTGCATTCTGGGTGCCATCTCAGTTCCCAGATCGCATTGCATTCAATGCGCAGGTCAACGGCGGCTCTTCGTCGGATGCAGCCACGAAGCTGTTTCTCACCTACGGCTCTTCAGTCTCTGAGGACTTTTACGGACTTGGAGGCCAGGCTTCGTTTGCGTCATTGAAGAACCAGTCTGTGCCTATCTTCTCTCGCGAGCAGGGCGTTGGTCGGGGAGACCAGCCTACCACTGACCTGAATAGCGAGGATGGCTTCTTCGCGGGGGGAGACCACTTTACTACCTATTCGGCCATTCCTCAGTATATTAGTTCACATTCGCGAGTATTCTTCCTTACTGAGCAGAGTACTGCCTATACGACATTCGACTTCACCGAGGCCAACGCGGTCACGGTCCGTTATGACGCCCCGTCTGTTGACGGCTACCTGATGCAGGCAGAGAGCATGCTTGACGGAATTACCATGGTCACAGAATATACTGGAAAGATGCCCGAGTTGCCTCAGTGGGTCGACAGTGGTGCAGTTGTCGGGATACAAGGTGGACAGGACAAGGTCAACAAGGTCGTCGAGCGAGGACTCAGCCAGGGATGTCCCATTGCGGGTGTCTGGCTCCAGGACTG GTCCGGCACCCACGAGCAGAGCGTCTCGTACATGAGTTTGAACGTCTCTCGCCTGTGGTGGAACTGGGAGAACGACGCCAAACTGTATCCCACCTGGAACGACTTCGTGCAGTCCCTGCGAGACCGCCACAACATTCGCACGCTGTCATATATCAACCCGTTCATTGCAAACGTGAGCACCAAGTCCGACGGATACCGAAGCAACCTCTACCTCGAGGCAACAAAAGGCGGGTACATGATCCagaacaccaccaccaacggcACGTCCGTGATCTCCAGCGGCCCTGGTCTCGACGCTGGCATCATCGATCTCACCAACTCCGCCGGACGATCCTGGTTCAGAAACATGATGCTCGACCAGGTCTGGAACGCCaacatctccggcttcaTGACCGACTTTGGCGAGTACACCCCCGTGTACCCCGACACTCGATTCGCAGACAAGAGCATCGACCCCTTCTTCTACCACAACGCCTATCCCCGCGAATGGGCAGCCCTCCACCACTGGATCGGCAAAGGCGTGCCCCAATTCAAAGACTcgatcctcttccaccgctcctcgtccatgtccGCAAACCGCTACCAGAACCTGTACTGGGCCGGCGACCAGGCCATAAACTGGGGCGTAAACGACGGCATCAAGTCCTCCGTCACTGTAATGGCACATATGGGTCTATCGGGGTACGCCCACGGCCACACCGAGATCGGCGGATACACCACAACTTGGGACAGTAATGGCGTCGTCAACCGCACCGCTGAACTCCTCGGCCGCTGGGGCGAGCTCGCTGCCGTGTCTAGCTCTGTCTTCCGCAGCCACGAGGGGAACGTCCCCCAGGTCAATGCGCAGTCGTACACCAACTCCTCGACCTATGCTTACTTTGCCTACAATGCGCGCATGTTTGCTAGTCTGGGAAAGTACCGCCGTGCTATTCTCGATACCGAGAGTAAGAAGCTCGGCTGGCCGGTCCTGCGTATGCCGGCCATCTACTACCCGGATGATCCCAACGCCAAGGAAATCAGCTATCAGagtttcttcctcggtgcGGACCTTTATGTTGCGCCGGTTCTTGACCCTGGTTGTATGAGTGTGGATGTTTATTTCCCTGGTCAGGGTCAGATGTATACGCATGTTTGGTCTGGGAGGGTTTACCGCGGTGGGAAGACGGTGAAGGTTGCGGCGCCGTATGGCAAGCCTGCTGTTTTTGTGGTTGGGAGGCCGCAGCATGATCTCCTGCATGACTTTATGCAGtttgtgaagaaggagaatgggaCTGTCATTCGTGTCTAG